The bacterium genome has a segment encoding these proteins:
- a CDS encoding YebC/PmpR family DNA-binding transcriptional regulator: protein MAGHSKWANIRHRKGREDAKRGKVFAKIAKEIVVAAKIGGGDPDGNPRLRTAIDKGREQNMPKDNIQRAIAKGTGDSGGASYETIYYEGYGPGGVAVFVESLTDNKNRTVSDVRHAFSKCNGNLGTSGSVGYLFENKGLILVPKSVEEDKIMEVALEAGALDVQEAGDQWEVTTSPTDYHAVRSAIEAAKIPIDSGELTMIPTTTVSISGKDAINMMKLMDMLEDNDDVQNVYANFDIDDSELESITG from the coding sequence ATGGCCGGTCACAGTAAATGGGCTAACATAAGGCACAGAAAAGGGCGCGAAGACGCCAAAAGAGGCAAGGTTTTCGCAAAGATAGCGAAGGAGATAGTCGTTGCCGCGAAGATCGGCGGGGGCGACCCGGACGGCAACCCGCGCCTTCGCACCGCGATAGACAAGGGCCGCGAGCAGAACATGCCCAAGGACAACATCCAGCGGGCGATAGCCAAGGGCACCGGCGACAGCGGCGGGGCGAGCTACGAGACTATCTACTACGAGGGGTACGGCCCCGGCGGCGTCGCGGTCTTCGTGGAATCCCTCACCGACAACAAGAACCGCACCGTCTCCGACGTGCGCCACGCCTTCTCCAAGTGCAACGGCAATCTCGGCACCTCCGGCTCGGTCGGCTACCTCTTCGAGAACAAGGGACTAATCCTCGTGCCCAAGTCGGTCGAGGAAGACAAGATCATGGAGGTAGCCCTCGAAGCCGGAGCGCTGGACGTGCAGGAAGCTGGCGACCAGTGGGAGGTGACCACCTCTCCCACCGATTACCACGCGGTGCGCTCGGCCATCGAGGCCGCGAAAATTCCGATCGATTCGGGCGAGCTTACGATGATCCCGACTACCACCGTCAGCATCTCCGGCAAGGACGCCATCAACATGATGAAGCTGATGGACATGCTGGAGGACAACGACGACGTGCAGAACGTCTACGCCAACTTCGACATAGACGATTCGGAGCTGGAAAGCATAACCGGGTGA
- the ruvC gene encoding crossover junction endodeoxyribonuclease RuvC, giving the protein MRVLGIDPGSRVTGWGVVEFEGNRLAWVGHGEIKTKSEDPLPARLLKIRRGLLEVLGRFEPNEAGVESIFTAKNALSALKLGHARGVALLSLEENGTPITEYSPLQVKSSVVGYGRAEKEQVQEMVRRLLCLPEKPPEDAADALAVAICHGRSRSTTLAILAGVRR; this is encoded by the coding sequence ATCCGCGTCCTGGGCATCGATCCCGGCTCCCGCGTCACCGGCTGGGGCGTTGTGGAGTTCGAGGGGAACCGCCTGGCGTGGGTCGGCCACGGAGAGATAAAGACCAAATCCGAAGATCCTCTTCCGGCCAGGCTTTTAAAGATACGCAGGGGGCTTCTGGAGGTGCTCGGCAGGTTCGAGCCGAACGAGGCGGGGGTCGAATCGATCTTTACCGCGAAGAATGCACTCTCGGCGCTTAAGCTCGGCCATGCCCGCGGCGTGGCCCTCCTCTCCCTCGAAGAGAACGGAACTCCGATAACGGAATATTCCCCCCTGCAGGTGAAATCTTCGGTGGTGGGCTACGGCAGGGCGGAAAAGGAGCAGGTGCAGGAGATGGTGAGAAGGCTTTTGTGCCTCCCTGAAAAGCCGCCGGAGGATGCGGCCGACGCCCTCGCGGTTGCGATCTGCCACGGCAGGTCGCGCTCGACGACGCTCGCAATACTGGCGGGGGTCAGAAGATGA